A window of Apium graveolens cultivar Ventura chromosome 8, ASM990537v1, whole genome shotgun sequence contains these coding sequences:
- the LOC141679915 gene encoding uncharacterized protein LOC141679915, whose amino-acid sequence MVRNPVYAESQISPYVLAGVIQNSIYYIGPEEEKSSGLNIEYRKRRRSGPTSNNAMDTNDSSKIIKETLVTGDSRAELCLKFGFADYFAVDRVGRGGGLTVFWRNNFSCKIVNSSSNHIDVHVMERNLHVWRLTCFYGFPERARRQESCDFLRNLAGQDQIPWCIFGDFNNMLYVTDKKGIHPHPQALFDGFRSTIEDCSLSELALTGGEFTWEKSKGTPNYVRERLDRAFATDTWWHKFPMCNLCRKVRKQKEVLNELVNGEDEDGVRKYFEERDQFNDLLLHEEQYWKQRAKAFWLTEGDTNSKLFHAQASSRKKLNHIAHLKNDAGDLIDNHDAMCEMMKEYYKGL is encoded by the exons ATGGTTAGAAATCCTGTGTATGCGGAAAGTCAGATATCACCATATGTATTAGCGGGAGTTATCCAAAATTCAATTTATTATATTGGGCCTGAGGAGGAGAAAAGTAGTGGGCTGAATATAGAATATAGGAAGAGAAGGAGAAGTGGGCCAACATCAAACAATGCAATGGATACAAATGATAGTTCGAAAATCATAAAGG AAACTTTAGTAACAGGTGATAGTAGAGCAGAATTATGCTTGAAGTTTGGCTTTGCAGATTACTTTGCTGTAGATAGAGTTGGTCGAGGAGGTGGCCTGACAGTTTTTTGGAGGAATAATTTTAGCTGTAAGATTGTGAATTCTTCCTCAAATCACATTGATGTTCATGTAATGGAAAGAAATCTCCATGTTTGGAGATTAACTTGCTTCTACGGATTTCCAGAAAGAGCTCGTCGACAGGAATCTTGCGATTTTTTAAGGAACTTAGCAGGGCAGGATCAGATCCCCTGGTGCATATTCGGAGACTTTAATAACATGTTGTATGTCACTGATAAAAAGGGGATTCACCCTCATCCTCAAGCTCTCTTTGATGGGTTCCGATCGACTATTGAAGATTGTTCTCTTTCTGAACTTGCTCTCACTGGAGGCGAGTTTACTTGGGAAAAGAGCAAAGGCACCCCGAATTATGTGCGGGAGAGGCTTGATAGAGCTTTTGCAACGGACACATGGTGGCATAAATTTCCCATGTGTAATCTCTGT AGAAAAGTCCGAAAACAGAAAGAGGTTCTGAATGAGCTTGTTaatggagaagatgaagatggTGTCAGAAAGTATTTCGAGGAAAGAGATCAGTTTAATGATTTATTGCTTCATGAAGAACAATATTGGAAGCAAAGAGCAAAGGCTTTTTGGCTTACGGAAGGAGACACTAACTCAAAATTGTTTCATGCCCAGGCATCATCGAGAAAGAAACTCAATCATATTGCTCATTTGAAAAATGATGCGGGGGACTTGATTGATAACCACGATGCGATGTGTGAGATGATGAAGGAATACTATAAAGGCCTTTGA